CCGATCAGGATCCGCCCATCGGTCGGCAACTCGAGCCCGGCGATCATGCGCAGCGTCGTCGTCTTCCCGCAGCCGGACGGTCCGAGAAGGGTGACGAGTGTTCCGGCCTCTATGTTCAACGAAACGTCGTCCACTGCCGGCGACTTGCTGCGTCCGTAGACCTTGGTGACGTTCCGGAACTCCACCGAAGCGGCATTCGAACGTATCTCGATCATCATCCGCCTCCGGCAAGAACGGGTTGTCCGCGGCCGGACGGATGCACGTTGGTGCGCGACTGGGAGAGATCGCCCGCCATCCGCCGCCCGATGTCGCGCCGGCCCACCGCGAGTTGCATCATACCGATGACGGCAAGCATGACGACGATGAGCACGGTCGAGTAGGCGATCGCGATGCCGTACTCGTTGTTCTCGACACGACCGACGATATAGCTGGTCGACATGTCGTAGCGCGCGCTCACCAGGAAGATGATGGCGCTGATCGCCGTCATCGCCCTGACGAAGGAATAGACCAGGGCCGCGAGGATCGCCGGCCGCAGAAGCGGAAGGATGATCTTGCGAAAGGTGTGCCAGGAACTGGCCCCGAGCGTCAGCGAGGATTCGTCAAGGCTGCGATCGATCTGCGACATGGAGGCCACTCCCGCGCGCACGCCGACCGGCATGTTCCTGAAGATGAAGGAAAGCACCAGGATGATGCCTGTGCCCGTCAGCTCTATTGGCGGAACGTTGAACGCGATGACATAGGACACGCCGATGATCGTGCCCGGGATGGCAAAGGACAGCATGGTGCCGAACTCGAACGTTCTCTTGCCCGCGAAGTCCTGCCGTACAAGCAGATATGCCGTCAGCAATCCGATGGCGGCGGTGAGCGGCGCCGAGATCAGGGCGATCTGCAGCGTCGTCCAGAAAGATGACCATGCCGATCCGCGCCAGTGGATACCGAATTCGTTCCAGCCGACGGAAAACGCCGTCATGTAGTGCCGGACGGTCAGGGAGAAATCGACTCCCCACAAGGTGACGAAGCTGCCGTAGAAGATTGTCGCGTAGATGAAGATGGTGAACAGCGCCCAGATCAGGGCGACGGCGATGACGAGACGGCTCAGCGCAAGGGGCAGTGCGGCATGCACGCCTGCGTCGCCCTTGCCCGAAACGGTCGTGTAGGAGCGATCGCCAAGCCAGACGCGTTGGGCATAGAACGCGGCCAGCGTGAAGAAGAGCAGCACGATGGCGAGAATAGCGGCCTGCGCCTGGTCGTATTGCGCGCCGACGATCGCGAAGAAGATCTCCGTGGAGAGCACGTCGAAATTGCCGCCGAGCACCAGCGGATTGCCAAAATCCGCCAGAGATTCGATGAAGCCCAGCAGGAAGGCGTTGGCCAGGCCCGGCCGCATCAGCGGCAGCGATACGGTGAGGAATGTCTGCCAGCGGTTGGCGCGGAGCGTTTGCGCGGCTTCCTCCATGGACGGGCTTATGCCTTCGACCACCCCGATCAGGACCAGAAACGCGATCGGCGTGAAAGCCAGCCCCTGGGCGATGAGCAACCCTGGCATGCCGTAGACCCACCGTGTCGGCTGAATGCCGAAAACGGACGAGAATGCCTGCGTGGCGATGCCGGACAGCCCGAAGATGAGAATGATCGCAAGCCCGATGACGAAGGGCGGCGTTATGATCGGCAGGACTGTCAATACGCGCAGCAGACGGCGGTAGCGAAAGCCGGTACGCGTGGCGACGAGCGCGAAGACCAGGCCAAGCGCCGTTGTCAGGACTCCGACGATGACAGCCAGCGCGAGCGAGTTCCACGCAACGCCGCAGCGCGGACCGCCGCTCAGGCAGCCGAGTCCCCATAGCCGTTCACTCAACAGCTTTCCGAGGAATACCTCGAATGAGTAAAAGCCCTCCTGGGTCACGAACGCGCTCGCGAGCATCTGTAGTATAGGCATGAAGATGAACACGCCGACCACGGCCACCACGAAACCGATCGCGCCGACGACGAACTCATCGCCTCCGACGGCGCCCTTCGCGGCGAGGCCGAGGGTCAGCAGGAAAAGGAGCGAGAAGGCGACCAGCATCGCACCCCAGCCCATGCCGAACTGCCGGTCGTCGAGTTCCCCGAAAAGGGTGTTGGCCCATTGCCAGGACCACCCTCTCACGCCGATTCCGAAGCCCTGAAGAGCGAACCAAGCAAGTCCGCCGGCTCCTATGGCGATCAGAATGCTGCCGAAGGCGGGATCCTGCTTGCCCCGGCCGAGCAGCAATATCGGTGCGATCAGCACAAGACCGATCGGTGCGAGCCAGAGCTTTTGTCCCTGAAGATTCAGGAACAGAGCCGGCGCCACATCCTTATCCAGAGGATAGCCGTCAAACAGCCAGGAGAAGGTGAAGAAATTGTCGTTGATGCCGTACCAGGGGAGAAGCGCATAGCCCAGCAATCCGACCGCCATCCACATGGCGGCGGTCGGATAGAGCCACAACGGTTTCGCGCCGCTCCTTCGCACGTCACAGAGCCGGCGTTATTGCGGCAGGGTCGAGACCTCGTCGTCCCACTTCTTCAGCAGGCGCTTCCGCTCATCGCTCGAACCATACTTCTTGAAGTCGTAGTCGATCAGCTTGATGGTCGACAGGTCCGGCGTGAGCGGCGAAACTTCGGCTGATTTGTTCGAAGGAAGCTGGAACGATTTCACGTCCTTGGCTTTCGACTGCATTTCCGCGCTCAGCGCCCAGTCGTAGAACTGCTTGGCCTCGTCCTCGTTCCGCGCGCCCTTGATGATGGACATGGAGCCGATCTCGTAGCCGGTGCCCTCACAGGGAGCGACAGTCACGACGGGGAAGCCGGCGGCGGTCTGTGCGACCGCATCATGCATGAAGACAATGCCGATCGTCGTCTCTCCGAGACCGGCCGCCTTGATCGGCGCCGATCCCGACTTGGTATACTGGTTGATGTTCTTGTGCAGCGCCTTCAGATATTCAAAGCCCTGCTCCTCGCCCATCAATTGAACCATGGTCGCGAGCATCGTGTAGGCGGTGCCGGAAGAATTCGGATTGGCCATCTGGATCTGGCCCTTGTATTCCGGTTTGGCAAGATCCGCCCAGCACTTCGGCTCGGCCAGTCCATTCTTGGCCAGCAGATCCTTGTTGTATCCGAACCCGAGCGCACCCGAATATACGCCGACGGTCCTGTTGCCGGATGCCTCCGCCTGCTTGATCGCCCAGTCATGCAACTCGCCGCGCATCGGGGATTCGTAGACCTCGGTGAGCCCTTCCTCGGCCGCCTGAAGATGCGGATCGCCAGTGCCTCCCCACCAGACGTCGCCCTTGGGGTTGGCGGCTTCCGCCCGCACCTGCGCGTATGTCTCGCCGGAACTCTTGCGCGTCATGTCCACGGTGATACCGGTCTTCTCTTCAAAGCCCGTCTTGATCTGCTGGCACCAGGCCTCATCCGCGGCGCAGTAAAGCGTCAGGCTTGCTGCCGAGGCGCCCGAGGCCGCGAGCATTGTGGCCGCAGACAGAATCGCGACGTGAATCGAAAATCTTGCCATGATGGTTCCTCCCAATTCTCTGCCGTCGTCATTGTCCGCGGCAAAACGAAAATTGGGGCAAGAACTGCCGCCTGACAACCGAAGAAATGATTTGCCGTCAAAATAATATCCGTCGCTGGTGGGGCGGAGGGCTGACCTGCTCTGGGCAGAATCTTGATGTTCGCTGCCGTTCCGTCTCCAACGTCACACAATAGCAATGAGCATCCAGCGTTTGCTGACAATGAGCCACAATTTAGCCCGGCGTATGAGGCGCGTCCTGTCGACAGGCCAGAAGTCCCTCAGGATTAGAGGGGCAGGCGCGACCTCAAAAATAGGAATTTCCGAAATTCCACAGCGATGGAATAGCAGATCATACGCGAGATCGCGTTTGATATTTCAGGGGTTTTCTGCTCATCCGCACAGGTTTCCTAAGCCCGCCGTGAAATGCCCTCGATGCGTGAACCGTGGAACTGCATCGTTATATGATCGATAGTCTTTCGGTCGGGCATCAGGCATGCAGCCGTGGATAGCGCATCGGCGACCGCCGCGGACGGCGCGGTCATCGAGATCGATCGCCAGACCGAGCGCGCCGGCCGTCCCGTCAGTGGATCGAGGATGTGCCCGTCATGGCCGGCCTGGTCGAAAGTCGTGCCCAGCGGCGAGGATGTCGCGAGCGCACGCTGTCGCAAGCCGAGGCTGGCGCCTGCTTCCAGCCGCATGGGCCAGTCCCCGCCTTCCGGCCGGCCGCCCATGGCGCGGAATTCGCCGGTGTCGATCAGGATGTCGTCCAGCCCTTCGGCCTCCAGCAGCGCCGCGACCCGGTCGGCGACATAGCCCTGCCCGATGCCGTTCAGGGTCAGCGCCATGCCCGGCTGCAGCGTGATCGCTGCAGGATCAACGCCGACCTTGTGGAGGCCGACATAGCGGCGGGCGTGCTCGATTGCAGTGTCCGACGGCCTCTTTCCCGCTGCCGCCGCCTCCGCCCAGAGTGCCCAGAGCGGCTGTACCGTCGGATCGAAAAGCCCGCCGCTCGCATTGTGGACGGAGGCGGCCGTCGACAGGCATTCGAGCAGTTCGAACGGAGGCGCTTCCAGCCGGCCCTCGCGATTCAGCCGGGCCAGCGCGCTGACCGCCCGATAAAGGCTGAGGATGTTCTCCAGCCGGTCGATCTCGGCAAAGACGCGGGCGGCGATCGCCTCGGCATCTGGATGGTCGAGCCGTATGGAGGCGCGCGCGCCGAGGGCCTGTCCGGTCCACAGCCGGGCCGCTGGCCCGGCATGGAGTCTTCCGGCGAGCGGCGATATCGCCATGGCGGCGGAAATGGCGATCAGGCGGCGACGGGTGAGCATGGTTCAGCCTCCGACGGAATTCGGCAAGGCGCGAAGACGGCCTTTGTAGTCATCGTCCTGTTCGTGAGTCGGCCCGTGTTCCACCGGCGTCAGGACCATGTCGTCCGTGATCGAGGACAATTTCAGCACCTCTCCGCCTTCGGTTCGGGCGAAGGCCTCGGCCCCGGCCGAGTTCTCGAAGGGCACCGTCTCCGGTGCGCCCATCCCGCCTTCGCGGACGGAGCCGACCACGAAGAATGCCTTCTCCGCGTCGATCCAGTTGCCGTCACCGGGCTGTTCCCAGGTCGCGCCGGGAGCGCCCATATCGTTGACGTAGATCGCGAGGATCGGTGCGACCTGCTCCGGCGCGCGCGCATAGGCGATCGCATCGCGCACCTGGCTGAAGAAAAGCGGCGCCATGCCCTTCAGGTGGACCTGCGCCTTCGGGCCGGGATGTTCGAGCAGGTTCATCTGACAGTAATGGCCCAATGTCTCCGCCGTCATGTCCTGCGGGGCGATGTCCTGCGCGACTTCCTGCTTGCAGGCGCTCGCGATCAACAGGAAGGCCAGAAACACGAGCCTTGTCGACGTCATCATGGGGTCACCTTTCTGAACGCAGCCCAGGCCATGGCCAGCACGACGACCGGCCAGAGCAGGATCGACGCGGCGGATTGCCAGAGCGGTATCGCGTCGGCCGCGCCGCCGATGCCGCCGGCCACCGAGACCGCTTCGGCGGCCGAGAGGTTGAAGATGCGGAAAGCATCCGCGGGATTGGACAGCAGAGCGATCGGCAGGATGCGGGTGGTCAGCGGGCCGCCCGCATCCGAGACGATGAGCGCCAGAAGCGCAAGGTCGAACAGGACGACGACCGCCAGCCAGAGGCCGATGGCGAGCCCCGCCGCGCTTGACGTCCGCCGGGTCAGGGCCGAGAGCGCGTAGCCTGCGCCGAGGAACGTCGCACCGAGCAGCACAGACGACCAGACCAGTCGCCACAAGGATGGCAGACCGGCCAGCGCGTCCCGATCGACGACGATCGCCGCGATGCCGGCCACGCCGTAACCCAGACCGGTTGCAAGGCCGAGGATCGCGACATGGGCGAGGAGCTTGCCGAGCAGGATCTGCAGCCGCGAGACGGGATAGGTCAGGACCAGCGGCAGCGTCCCTCTTTCGACCTCGCCCGCCACCGCGTCGAAGCTCATGAGCAAGGCCAGCAGCGGCACGAGATAGACCGAAAGGGAAGTCAGAGAGGCGACGATCACGGAAAGCCGGTCGACACCGACATCGCCGGTGGGGGCCGCGCCCGCCGCAGCCAGCACGAGCGCGAACAGGGCCATCATCGCGGTGGCGATGGCGACCCAGCGGTTCCGGAACGCGATGCGGAACTCGCAGAGGACGGTGGCGAGCACACGCTTCATTGCCCGGCTCTCCTGCTGAAATGGGAATAGATGTCTTCGAGGCTCGGCGGGACGACATCCAGATCGGCGACCTGTCCGTCGAGCGCGGCGATGCGCGACAGGAGCGGCAGCTTCTGCGCCTGCTCGCAGGCCAGCCTCAGCCGGCCGTCATCGGTACGGATTGCTTCTGGAAGGGCAATTGCCAGCGCCGCCTCGTTCCCGGCGGCCGGAGTGACCAGCATGCCGACGGGCAGGGCCGCCCTGCCCCTCAGTTCGGGCAGGCTGCCCTCCGCCACCAGTTTTCCCTTCGAAAGGATCAAAATCCTGTCGGTGCGGGCCTCGACCTCGGTCAGGACGTGGGACGAGAGCAATATGGCGGCCCCGTCTGCCGCCAGCCCATCGAGAAGATCGTAGAAATCGCGGCGCGAGACCGGATCGAGGCCGGATGTCGGCTCGTCCAGCACTAGCAGCCGCGGCTTGCCGATCAACGTCTGGGCCAGGCCGACACGCTGGCGCATTCCCTTGGAATAGCCGCCGATCCGGCGGCGCGCGGCATGAGCCAGCCCTACCCTCTCCAGGAGATCCATCGCCTGTTTCGGGCTCTCGCCGCGCAGCGACAGATAATAGCGGATCTGCTCTTCCCCCGTCAGCGACGGATGGAACGACGCGTTCTCCGGCAGGTAGGCCACCTGCGTGCGCGCCTCGGCCGAACCCGGCGCCGCGCCGCAGACGGTCACGGAACCGCTGTCGAAGGGGATAAGGCCGAGGATCATCTTCATCATCGTCGATTTGCCCGCGCCGTTGTGGCCGAGCAGGGCGACGCGCTTGCCGCGCTCAAGCGTCAGCGAGACATCCTTGAGTGCCTCGACCGACTGAAAGCGCTTAGTGAGCCGCGAGATTTCCAGCGTCGAATTCATCAATGTTTCCTTGGGCCCATCGTCCCTGGACCTGGCTCTCAAAGGCCTGCGCTTCCGCGCTGACCGGAATGGAAAGGGGCCGCATCAAGGGGGAGGAATCGCGTACGCCGCCCGGCAGCGTGGCCGGAAAACTCTGCTGGCTCCAGCGGACCAGTTGCACGGCCGGGGAGCCTGTCAGAAGCGCTGCCGCAGGCTGCGACCACAGGATCTGGTCCATCAGATCGTTCGGGCGGTAGAAGCTGTCGGCAAGGCCGTCGCCGTTCAGGTCGTAGGCCGGATGATCAGACCAGAAATTGCCGCGCCCCTTATGACTCCACTCCATGTGGCGGGTGCCGACATATTTCACCTGCTCCCGATTGCCGATGAAGGCGTTGCCGGTGAGCACGTTCTTCTCGGAACCGGCCGTGAAATGGATGCCGATCCCGCACCCTTCGAAACGGTTCTCCCAGATCAGGTTCTTGTGCGCGTTGTATATGAAGAGGCATTTCTTCGTGCCGCCGCGCACCAGATTCCCCGTCACATCCGCGTTGTTGGCATAGTTCAGCATCAGCCCGTGCTCGCGGTCGCCGAGGCTGAGGTTGTTCAGGATCTTCGCGCGGTCGGAGAACATGATGGCAAAGCCGAGATGGTTGCCGATCGATATGTTCTGCGACACCTCGGTGTTGCGGGTGTACATGAAGTGCACGGCAAAGCGCAGGTCGCGCATCATGTTGCCGCGATAGATGCTGTTGGAACTGGCGTTGGAGAAGATGCCGTCGCGGCCGTAGCGGATCGAGTTCCCCTCGAGCAGCGTCCCCGGGCTGTTCCAGACATAGATGCCGTTGCCGCGTTCGTTCATATGAAGGTTCTGCGTGCCGACGATCTCGTTGCCGACGACCTGCGCATCGCGGCCGCCATGCACATCGATGCCATGCATGTTTCCGGTGACCAGCAGCCCTTTCACCCGTGCGCGGTCCGCCCCCTTCTCGATCTTCACGCCGGCGTCGAGATCCTGGTTCACCTGTCCCGATCCGGTGACGGTGAAGCCCGACAACGTAATGTCCGGCGCTTCCAGCGTGATGACGCTGCCCTTCCCGCCGCCGTCAACAACGGCGCCGCGCGGCCCGACGACGGTCAGCGGACGGTCGATCGTGACGGGACCTTCATAGGTCCCGTCGGTCAGCTTGAGCACGTCGCCGGGTGCGGCCCCGGCGACGGCGAGAGCAAGGCTGCCCACTCCCGGCGCGACCTCCCGCTCGGCCGCGGCCAGCGGCGCGGCGGACAGCAGGCCGATAAGAAGGACAGCCAGGCGCATGGTCAGGCGGCCTTCGGCTCGACGAACATGCGGCCGCGCATCTCCATGTGGAGCGCATGGCAGAACCACTGGCAGTAGTACCAGTAGACGCCGGGGTTCGCCGCGACGAACGTCACGGAGGCGGTCTGCTGCGGCCCGATCTCCATCGCCACGCCATGGTTGCCCATGGTGAAGCCGTGGGTCAGGTCGTCGATTTCGTCGAGATTGGTGACGATCACCGTCACCTCGTCGCCCTCCTTCACGGTGAAGCTCTCGACGCTGAACGCCGGCGCGACGGAGGTCATGTAGACGCGGACCTTGTTGCCGTCGCGGACCACCTCGTCGGTCCATTCATCGATGTTGACGCCATCGGCCTCGGCCTGCTTGCGGGTCTCGGCCCACATCGGATCGCTGCGGTCCCAGACGGACTTGATGTTGGGCAGGATCGAGGGATGCACGGCGATCGCGTCATGCGGCTCGGCGAAGTTCGAGCCGTCATGCACCAGCACCATCTTGTCGCCGGAAATGTCGATGAGCTGGTCGTTCTCCGGCTTCAGCGGCCCCACATTCAGGAAGCGGTCCTTCGAGAACTTGCAGAGGCAGACAAGCCAGTTATTGGCTGCGTCCAGCGTCTCGCCCATCACCGTCTTCAGGTGGCCGGGTTGGTAGTGGACATCCAGCTTGTCCTTGATCGGATCGATCTTCTCGCCGGCATAGGCCTTGATCGCGTCCTCGATGTTCCACTTGACGACCTGGCTGTCGAGGAAGAGCGATGTGTAGGCGTTACCGCGCCCGTCGAAGGCGGTGTGCAACGGGCCGAGGCCCAGTTGCGGCTCCGCCACCACGGCGCTGCGCGGTTCGGCATTGTCATTGAACAGCGCATCGAACTTCGTCACGTCCAGCACGGTCACGGTCGGCGACAGCTTGCCGCCGATGCACAGGTGCTTCTTGTCAGGCGCCATGTTGCATCCATGCGGGTTGTTGGCGATCGGGATGTAGCGGGTGAACTGCGACTTTGCCTCCTTGCGCCCATCCAGCACCTTGACGCCGTTGATCTCCTCATACTGCCCCGCGGCGATGGCCTTCTCGATCTCGGCGATGTTGAAGACGACGATATGGTCCATCTCGGACTTGGTCATCTCCTCCAGCGTCATGCCCATTTCCGAGTTGTAGCTGGTCGAGAAGGCCCACTTGCCCTCGTAGTCGGCGTCACAATTGTCGAGGTTGCCCGAGACCTGCACCTGCCAGGCCACATCCCACTTGTCGGCATCGATCGCGGTGAAGATGTTCACGTAGGTCGAGACGTCCTGCATGGTCGAACCGTCATTGTTCAACGGAGCTTCGTCCTCGCCGTTGCAGAAGACGTAGTTGGTGCGCGGCCACTTTTGTGGACGCATGCCGTGGATGCCCTTGGCGTTCGGGATCTCGAGGATCGCGTCCGTCTTCATGACGTCGCAGCGCACCCGCGCCACGCGGGTGTTCGCCTTGTCGTTCATGAACAGGTAGCGCCCGTCATACTTGCCTTCGGTGAAGGACATGTGGACATGGTGCAGGTCGCCATTGTCATGGATATGCTTGCCGTTGGCGGCGAGCTGCTTCTTCGTCTTCTCCGTCATCGTCCGCTGGTGGATGCGGATCGATTCATTGGTCTGGCCCCAGCCGGAAGCCGAGCACCGGTTGAAGACCGGAACACGCATCAGCTCGCGCATCGAGGGAATGCCGAGGATGCGCATCTCGCCGGTCTGGCCCGAGGACCAGAAGCCGTAATAGTCGTCAAGCTGCCCCGGCGCGACCGTACCGTCTGCGCCTGCCGCATGGGCCTTTCCGGCGCCTGCCGCGGAGATTCCCGCGGCGCCGAGCCCGATCGCGGCAGAGCCCATCACAGCCCGGCCTCCGAAGGCGCCGGCCAGCGCCGTACTCGATGCCGTCGCGCCGAGCAGCGCGCGGCGAGTAACTCCGTTGTTCCTGTCTGATTCCATGGCGAGACTCCTTTTTGGTCAGGTCGTGGGTTGATCGGTTTGAACTGCGCTCCTGGCGGCTGGGACCATCCCCAGCGTCGGCGTGCTTGCCGCCAGCTTTGCCCGTGCTTTCATCTTCTTGATCACCACCGGGCATGTGGTCTGCGACTGGTAGAGCACCTGGCAATGCAGGCAGTTGATGCACTCGTTGGGGTTGATCTCACCGGTCGGGTGGATCGACTGCACGGGGCACTGATGCGCGCAGGTCTGGCAGGGGTGGCCGCACTCATGGTAGCGCTTGAGCCAATCGAACATCCTGAGCCGCGCCGGGATCGCCAGTGCCGCGCCCAGCGGGCAGAGATAGCGGCAGTAGAAGCGTTCCACGAAAAGACCGGCGATCAGCACCGCCGCGGCATAGGCCACGAAAGGCCAGGCCCGCACGAACTTCAGGATGATGGCGGTCTTGAAGGGCTCCACTTCCGCCAGATGCTCGGCATGCTCGACGCTGATCAGCGAGACGCCGAACAGGCCGAGGAAGATCATGTACTTGATCGGCCAGAGCCGCTCGTGCAGGCCCCATGGCAAGGTCCATTGCGGGACTCTCAGCTTGCGGGCGATCTGGTTGGTCAGCTCCTGCAGGGCGCCGAACGGGCACAGCCAGCCGCAATAGGCGCCACGACCCCAGAACAGGAGGGCTGCGGCGAGCGAGAACCACAGGATGAAGGTCAGCGGGTCGAGCAGGAAGGCCTGCCAGCTGAAGCCGTTCACGAGGCTGCCGAACAGCGCCATGATGTTGACGACCGAGAGCTGGGCGTTGGCGTACCATCCGAGGAACACCAGCGTCACCACGAGGAAGCCCATGCGGAAGGCATAGAACAGGCGCTCGTTCCTGACCGCGAAGGTCTGGAAGAAGAACACTCCCGTCAGCACCGTCAGCATCGCGCCGAGCACGGCTATCTTCAGCTTCGAATCTGTCCAGATGCGCTTCCAAAGGTCCGCCTGCGCAGCGCCTTCGCTGCGATCCGCGACGGTCGCCACCTCCGATGCCGGGGCGGCGGCAGGGCGCGCGATGGCGCGCAGGTATTTCTGCGGCAACTGGTAGCCGAGGTCGAAGGTGTGGAAGAGCTTCTCGATCGGCCCCACTTCCCGCTGCACGAGAAGCTGGATGCGAAACGGCTTGGCCGGATCGAACCCGACGCCGGCGGGGATGCGGAACAGATCCTTCTCGGGGAAATCCGGCGCGCCTGCCGCGGCTATCGTGGAAAGGCGGCGATGGTCGCGGTCGCGGAAGCGCACCGAGACGTCGTCCTGGATCAAAACGATCCTGTCGAAGATGCCGCCGCGCACATAGCCCGATCCCTTGAAGGAATAGAGACCCCGCCCCATCAGCGCGACAGCGTTCTCGCCTTCCTTCAGCCAGGTCTTCAGGTTCGCCGCCTCGGCGGGACCGAGCAGCCCCTCAGCCACCGGCGGCGCGGAAACGAGCGCCGCCTGCAAGTCGATGAAGACGGTTCCGGGCGGCTCCGTCAAAGCGCGCTCGCGCGCCCTGGCATCTGCATTGGCCGCGAAGGCGGTATTGACCTGCCCGACGTCCAGGGACAGCCTTCTCACCGTGCCGTCGCCTTCGGCCTCGAGCCAGTCCGCTGGCGCTGCCGCAGCGGGATCGATCTCGAATTGCGGTCCGGCGTCGGCCTGCTCGGCCGACAGTCCGCCCAGACCGAGCGCACGGGCGACCTTGAGACCCGACCTGACGATCGAATCGTCGATCACCATGACCGTCACGGTAGCGCCCGAGATGATATCGACCTCGTGGGCGGTGCCGCCGGATTTCGCCTCAGCGATGAGGTCGAGGCCGGAATAGCCTTCGACGAGCGCCTTGATCTTGGCCTCCGGGATGCCGATCAGCACGATCGGCTCGGAATGTTTCACCAGCCGCACGCCGACGATCCTGGCATTCTTGTCGACGGCCACGAGAGAATGGATCGGCTTGCCGGAATAGCCCGTCGTCCCGACGAAATCGGAGGTGATGAACGCCCAGGCAACCGTCTCGCCGCCCTTAAGGACGGGCGCGACGGCAAGATCGCTGCGGATCGGCCCGAAGACATCGGCTCCGGGAACGAGCTCCGACGCGACCTCGGCCGGCAGGTATTCCTGCAGCACCGTAGCCGCCAAGGCGTTGCCGGCCAGCAGGCCCAGCATCGCGCAAAAAAGAAGAAGGAGACGGAGAATTTTCATTCCATGATGTTTCGGCGTTTCATGGCCGGAACATTGGACTGCGGCTCCAAAATGTTATTTGCGCCAAGACAAACAGCGCAGCGCTTTGCATGCGGCAAAATGTACGCAAGCAGCGGCGATCAATATCGATCCATGGCCGTTCAAAGCTTGTGGAAGCGAGCCGCCATCCGCCTCCGGTGCAGTCACATCGGGACGTGCCTCCAGACCGCTATCAGCAAGTCTTCCGACGATTCTCCAAACGACAACCAACGTGGTCCGCGGAAGCAGTTCCTCTCACAAGTTTGCGCTTTAGCAAAGACGCTCTGTCAATCAGGT
The window above is part of the Rhizobiaceae bacterium genome. Proteins encoded here:
- a CDS encoding iron ABC transporter permease — its product is MWLYPTAAMWMAVGLLGYALLPWYGINDNFFTFSWLFDGYPLDKDVAPALFLNLQGQKLWLAPIGLVLIAPILLLGRGKQDPAFGSILIAIGAGGLAWFALQGFGIGVRGWSWQWANTLFGELDDRQFGMGWGAMLVAFSLLFLLTLGLAAKGAVGGDEFVVGAIGFVVAVVGVFIFMPILQMLASAFVTQEGFYSFEVFLGKLLSERLWGLGCLSGGPRCGVAWNSLALAVIVGVLTTALGLVFALVATRTGFRYRRLLRVLTVLPIITPPFVIGLAIILIFGLSGIATQAFSSVFGIQPTRWVYGMPGLLIAQGLAFTPIAFLVLIGVVEGISPSMEEAAQTLRANRWQTFLTVSLPLMRPGLANAFLLGFIESLADFGNPLVLGGNFDVLSTEIFFAIVGAQYDQAQAAILAIVLLFFTLAAFYAQRVWLGDRSYTTVSGKGDAGVHAALPLALSRLVIAVALIWALFTIFIYATIFYGSFVTLWGVDFSLTVRHYMTAFSVGWNEFGIHWRGSAWSSFWTTLQIALISAPLTAAIGLLTAYLLVRQDFAGKRTFEFGTMLSFAIPGTIIGVSYVIAFNVPPIELTGTGIILVLSFIFRNMPVGVRAGVASMSQIDRSLDESSLTLGASSWHTFRKIILPLLRPAILAALVYSFVRAMTAISAIIFLVSARYDMSTSYIVGRVENNEYGIAIAYSTVLIVVMLAVIGMMQLAVGRRDIGRRMAGDLSQSRTNVHPSGRGQPVLAGGG
- a CDS encoding ABC transporter substrate-binding protein, with amino-acid sequence MARFSIHVAILSAATMLAASGASAASLTLYCAADEAWCQQIKTGFEEKTGITVDMTRKSSGETYAQVRAEAANPKGDVWWGGTGDPHLQAAEEGLTEVYESPMRGELHDWAIKQAEASGNRTVGVYSGALGFGYNKDLLAKNGLAEPKCWADLAKPEYKGQIQMANPNSSGTAYTMLATMVQLMGEEQGFEYLKALHKNINQYTKSGSAPIKAAGLGETTIGIVFMHDAVAQTAAGFPVVTVAPCEGTGYEIGSMSIIKGARNEDEAKQFYDWALSAEMQSKAKDVKSFQLPSNKSAEVSPLTPDLSTIKLIDYDFKKYGSSDERKRLLKKWDDEVSTLPQ
- a CDS encoding FAD:protein FMN transferase, coding for MLTRRRLIAISAAMAISPLAGRLHAGPAARLWTGQALGARASIRLDHPDAEAIAARVFAEIDRLENILSLYRAVSALARLNREGRLEAPPFELLECLSTAASVHNASGGLFDPTVQPLWALWAEAAAAGKRPSDTAIEHARRYVGLHKVGVDPAAITLQPGMALTLNGIGQGYVADRVAALLEAEGLDDILIDTGEFRAMGGRPEGGDWPMRLEAGASLGLRQRALATSSPLGTTFDQAGHDGHILDPLTGRPARSVWRSISMTAPSAAVADALSTAACLMPDRKTIDHITMQFHGSRIEGISRRA
- a CDS encoding nitrous oxide reductase accessory protein NosL, which codes for MTSTRLVFLAFLLIASACKQEVAQDIAPQDMTAETLGHYCQMNLLEHPGPKAQVHLKGMAPLFFSQVRDAIAYARAPEQVAPILAIYVNDMGAPGATWEQPGDGNWIDAEKAFFVVGSVREGGMGAPETVPFENSAGAEAFARTEGGEVLKLSSITDDMVLTPVEHGPTHEQDDDYKGRLRALPNSVGG
- a CDS encoding ABC transporter permease — protein: MKRVLATVLCEFRIAFRNRWVAIATAMMALFALVLAAAGAAPTGDVGVDRLSVIVASLTSLSVYLVPLLALLMSFDAVAGEVERGTLPLVLTYPVSRLQILLGKLLAHVAILGLATGLGYGVAGIAAIVVDRDALAGLPSLWRLVWSSVLLGATFLGAGYALSALTRRTSSAAGLAIGLWLAVVVLFDLALLALIVSDAGGPLTTRILPIALLSNPADAFRIFNLSAAEAVSVAGGIGGAADAIPLWQSAASILLWPVVVLAMAWAAFRKVTP
- a CDS encoding ABC transporter ATP-binding protein; the protein is MNSTLEISRLTKRFQSVEALKDVSLTLERGKRVALLGHNGAGKSTMMKMILGLIPFDSGSVTVCGAAPGSAEARTQVAYLPENASFHPSLTGEEQIRYYLSLRGESPKQAMDLLERVGLAHAARRRIGGYSKGMRQRVGLAQTLIGKPRLLVLDEPTSGLDPVSRRDFYDLLDGLAADGAAILLSSHVLTEVEARTDRILILSKGKLVAEGSLPELRGRAALPVGMLVTPAAGNEAALAIALPEAIRTDDGRLRLACEQAQKLPLLSRIAALDGQVADLDVVPPSLEDIYSHFSRRAGQ
- a CDS encoding nitrous oxide reductase family maturation protein NosD, whose protein sequence is MRLAVLLIGLLSAAPLAAAEREVAPGVGSLALAVAGAAPGDVLKLTDGTYEGPVTIDRPLTVVGPRGAVVDGGGKGSVITLEAPDITLSGFTVTGSGQVNQDLDAGVKIEKGADRARVKGLLVTGNMHGIDVHGGRDAQVVGNEIVGTQNLHMNERGNGIYVWNSPGTLLEGNSIRYGRDGIFSNASSNSIYRGNMMRDLRFAVHFMYTRNTEVSQNISIGNHLGFAIMFSDRAKILNNLSLGDREHGLMLNYANNADVTGNLVRGGTKKCLFIYNAHKNLIWENRFEGCGIGIHFTAGSEKNVLTGNAFIGNREQVKYVGTRHMEWSHKGRGNFWSDHPAYDLNGDGLADSFYRPNDLMDQILWSQPAAALLTGSPAVQLVRWSQQSFPATLPGGVRDSSPLMRPLSIPVSAEAQAFESQVQGRWAQGNIDEFDAGNLAAH